In one Streptomyces marincola genomic region, the following are encoded:
- a CDS encoding ABC transporter substrate-binding protein has product MKIVFRRAVLAVALLVVGSTACGAGGADREAGEDGARDGVGVTSCGRELAIAEPPERAIALEQNATEIMLALGLEDRMIGTSYQTDPVLGTLADAYADVPVLAEQYPSRETVLAEEPDFLFSTLSSAFAPDAAGERADWAALDVPAYLSGHDCEDPALTWEEDTHEALFAEITEIAEIFGVPERGADLVDSLNRRLDTALATAPDANGLDLMWYYSGTSTPHIAGAGGLPSTTSRSIGARNAFDDVDQKWFAGAWEDIAERNPDVIVLADLTRGGDGDSAAAKEDFLRSHPAASRLDAVRADRIITVPGSAMDPSVRSVGAVEALSEGLADLDG; this is encoded by the coding sequence ATGAAAATCGTTTTCAGGAGGGCGGTGCTCGCCGTTGCGCTGCTCGTGGTGGGCTCGACCGCCTGTGGCGCCGGCGGCGCGGACCGGGAAGCCGGCGAGGACGGGGCGCGCGACGGCGTCGGCGTGACGAGCTGCGGCCGGGAACTGGCCATCGCGGAACCGCCGGAACGCGCCATCGCCCTGGAGCAGAACGCCACCGAGATCATGCTGGCCCTCGGGCTTGAGGACCGCATGATCGGCACCAGCTACCAGACCGACCCGGTCCTCGGCACACTCGCCGACGCCTACGCGGACGTGCCCGTCCTGGCCGAGCAGTACCCGAGCCGCGAGACCGTCCTCGCGGAGGAGCCCGACTTCCTGTTCTCCACGCTCTCCTCGGCCTTCGCCCCCGACGCGGCGGGCGAACGGGCCGACTGGGCCGCGCTCGACGTGCCCGCCTACCTGTCCGGCCACGACTGCGAGGACCCGGCGCTCACCTGGGAGGAGGACACCCACGAGGCGCTCTTCGCGGAGATCACCGAGATCGCGGAGATCTTCGGCGTCCCCGAACGCGGCGCCGACCTCGTCGACTCCCTGAACCGGCGGCTGGACACCGCGCTCGCCACCGCGCCGGACGCCAACGGCCTCGACCTCATGTGGTACTACTCCGGCACCTCGACGCCCCACATCGCCGGCGCCGGCGGGCTGCCCTCGACGACCAGCCGGTCCATCGGCGCGCGCAACGCCTTCGACGACGTGGACCAGAAGTGGTTCGCGGGCGCCTGGGAGGACATCGCGGAACGGAACCCCGACGTGATCGTCCTGGCCGACCTGACCCGCGGCGGGGACGGCGACAGCGCCGCCGCCAAGGAGGACTTCCTGCGCTCCCACCCCGCCGCCTCGCGGCTCGACGCGGTCCGCGCCGACCGGATCATCACCGTCCCCGGCTCCGCCATGGACCCGTCCGTCCGCAGCGTCGGCGCCGTCGAGGCGCTGAGCGAGGGACTCGCGGACCTCGACGGCTGA
- a CDS encoding TetR/AcrR family transcriptional regulator produces MPGSSARRGSAEAADRAEPRAVRTRERLTNAFRDALPETSLDQLSVAEICRRAGVHRVTFYGHWPDIRSLAAEVFAQSVDRLARVPQDVISAAAGPADLAAAYERALRGQLREILDQRAAYRALFTSDTDAGFRRRLEAAQRERALAAIRELTRLGVAVPGAAAGYPAGYIAGGVVTAFETWALGDATDVEAAATDIAAQLPHWWPRHG; encoded by the coding sequence ATGCCCGGTTCAAGCGCACGGCGGGGCAGCGCGGAGGCCGCCGACCGCGCCGAGCCGCGAGCCGTGCGCACCCGCGAACGCCTGACGAACGCCTTCCGCGACGCGTTGCCGGAAACCTCCCTCGACCAGCTCTCCGTCGCCGAGATCTGCCGCCGGGCAGGCGTCCACCGGGTGACGTTCTACGGCCACTGGCCCGATATCCGGTCTCTCGCGGCCGAGGTGTTCGCCCAGTCCGTCGACAGGCTGGCGCGCGTGCCGCAGGACGTGATCAGCGCCGCCGCGGGACCCGCCGACCTCGCCGCGGCGTACGAACGGGCGCTGCGCGGGCAGTTGCGGGAAATCCTCGATCAACGCGCCGCCTACCGGGCCCTGTTCACCTCCGACACGGACGCCGGCTTCCGCCGCCGCCTGGAGGCGGCGCAGCGCGAACGGGCGCTCGCCGCGATCCGCGAACTGACCCGCCTGGGCGTCGCCGTGCCCGGCGCCGCCGCCGGGTATCCCGCCGGATACATCGCCGGCGGCGTCGTCACCGCGTTCGAGACGTGGGCCCTGGGCGACGCCACCGACGTGGAGGCGGCGGCCACCGATATCGCGGCCCAACTCCCGCACTGGTGGCCCAGGCACGGCTGA
- a CDS encoding SDR family NAD(P)-dependent oxidoreductase, with translation MELNGYKIIVTGSARGMGAATVRSYVAAGARVVGMDVDRESGERVAAAATEAGPGSAAFMTVDIADPESVTRAFDAAAEQLGGLDVLAHPAAIQRSGDASSVTPEDWDVMMAVNVRGTMLTNQAAHRLMARNGRGSVINFGSVSGLRAEPGAPAYSASKGAVHSWTRTAAAAWGADGVRVNAILPAIATPMYEEALGRLDEDGMTAHFWQNEQSIALGQKYGDPDRDLGPVMVFLASEASRFITGQLIPVDGGQTSVR, from the coding sequence ATGGAACTGAACGGTTACAAGATCATCGTCACGGGCAGCGCGCGCGGCATGGGCGCGGCCACCGTGCGGTCCTACGTCGCCGCCGGCGCGCGGGTCGTGGGCATGGACGTCGACCGCGAGAGCGGCGAGCGGGTGGCCGCGGCGGCCACCGAGGCGGGCCCGGGCTCGGCGGCGTTCATGACGGTCGACATCGCGGACCCGGAGTCCGTGACCCGCGCGTTCGACGCGGCGGCCGAGCAGCTCGGCGGCCTCGACGTGCTCGCCCACCCGGCCGCGATCCAGCGCTCGGGCGACGCCTCCTCGGTCACGCCCGAGGACTGGGACGTGATGATGGCCGTCAACGTGCGCGGCACCATGCTCACCAACCAGGCGGCCCACCGCCTGATGGCGCGGAACGGACGCGGCTCGGTCATCAACTTCGGCTCGGTCTCCGGTCTGCGCGCCGAGCCGGGGGCGCCCGCGTACTCCGCGTCCAAGGGCGCGGTGCACTCCTGGACCCGCACCGCCGCCGCTGCCTGGGGCGCCGACGGCGTCCGCGTCAACGCGATCCTCCCCGCCATCGCCACCCCGATGTACGAGGAGGCGCTGGGGCGCCTCGACGAGGACGGCATGACGGCCCACTTCTGGCAGAACGAGCAGTCGATCGCCCTCGGCCAGAAGTACGGCGACCCCGATCGCGACCTCGGCCCCGTGATGGTCTTCCTCGCCTCCGAGGCGTCCCGTTTCATCACCGGGCAGCTGATCCCGGTCGACGGAGGCCAGACTTCCGTACGATGA
- a CDS encoding class I SAM-dependent methyltransferase, translating to MTDHPPSPRELLTRWDDQQAAYIAHREARFTTMLDVLRLYLPEDFTALDLACGPGSLSDRLLSAFPRASVTAVDYDPLLLRLATLVLADHGDRATTAETDLAEPGWLARLGPGNWDAVVTSTALHWLSPGQLLNVYSELAAHLAPGALLMNADHLRYGPGFPTLRALAERHDEETQTAAFAAGADTWGDWFARAAEVPDLAARSAERERRFADRPPQPLSGLDFHLAALRTAGFSEVGTVWQYLDDYVVFARR from the coding sequence ATGACCGACCACCCCCCGTCGCCGCGCGAGCTGCTCACGCGCTGGGACGACCAGCAGGCCGCCTACATAGCCCACCGCGAAGCACGCTTCACCACCATGCTCGACGTGCTGCGCCTGTACCTCCCCGAGGACTTCACGGCCCTCGACCTCGCCTGCGGCCCGGGCTCGCTGTCCGACCGGCTGCTGAGCGCGTTCCCCCGGGCGTCCGTCACGGCCGTCGACTACGACCCCCTGCTGCTGCGCCTGGCCACCCTCGTCCTCGCCGACCACGGCGACCGCGCCACGACCGCCGAGACCGACCTGGCCGAGCCGGGCTGGCTCGCCCGCCTCGGACCGGGGAACTGGGACGCCGTCGTCACCTCGACCGCCCTGCACTGGCTGTCCCCGGGGCAACTCCTGAACGTCTACAGCGAACTGGCGGCCCACCTGGCGCCCGGCGCGCTGCTCATGAACGCCGACCACCTCAGGTACGGCCCCGGCTTCCCCACCCTGCGCGCGCTGGCCGAGCGGCACGACGAGGAGACGCAGACGGCCGCGTTCGCCGCCGGCGCGGACACGTGGGGCGACTGGTTCGCCCGCGCCGCCGAGGTGCCCGACCTGGCCGCCAGGTCCGCGGAGCGGGAACGCCGGTTCGCCGACCGGCCGCCGCAGCCCCTGTCGGGGCTCGACTTCCACCTGGCCGCCCTGCGGACCGCGGGGTTCTCCGAAGTCGGCACCGTCTGGCAGTACCTGGACGACTACGTCGTCTTCGCCCGCCGATGA